Proteins encoded by one window of Cloeon dipterum chromosome 4, ieCloDipt1.1, whole genome shotgun sequence:
- the LOC135942939 gene encoding probable serine/threonine-protein kinase kinX isoform X1 — translation MQRVLLLLLAVATWDAWAASIPFDEGSDSLRGALEALDRRQRALQQRPQYVQRQHANRLPRDKKDNDGEDDSVELINDDGQPEDIGYGYQRERQPGKLSPEQLKQAMLAVLGDQDDEPDNEGEDYSDDEEKRGAPASMFRERNQQIKQHHRKRTSDSTAEEERKYRHLLAALWDKYQAEEQQEAKRQGGDYGYEGYDFYNSPMAWGSSHFDGVKRNYGYNEGYDMYNSPMAWGDGHFEGYKKRSAEDDPWYPAYNRLPNKRITLRKRSSSPPLHQETDEKTKAELAEIFDKKQPSNSVNHKQTPVTTVKPVASISTEKPQQKVIKKKSVDWSQYFGMDKRRSLDEMDDDERKMMERYYRTFALATTLKRKRSTPITVQSGDPKLDDMEHKLRVMEDLIVDEAVKYTGAHQGTDDPVDVKKVKDQVLKQLAAAYSLEKMRQGLAEFRSSLNENSEEKRSIRK, via the exons ATGCAGCGAGttttactgctgctgctggccgtcGCGACATGGGACGCCTGGGCCGCGTCCATCCCTTTCGACGAGGGATCTGACAGCCTGAGAGGAGCCCTCGAGGCTTTGGACCGCAGACAACGAGCCCTCCAGCAGAGGCCGCAATACGTGCAAAGACAGCATGCCAACAG GCTCCCGCGGGATAAGAAGGACAACGACGGAGAAGACGACTCGGTGGAGCTCATCAACGACGACGGTCAGCCGGAGGACATCGG CTATGGTTACCAGCGCGAACGTCAACCGGGAAAGTTGTCGCCGGAGCAGCTGAAGCAGGCCATGTTGGCCGTGCTTGGAGATCAAG ACGACGAGCCGGACAACGAGGGCGAGGACTACAGTGACGATGAGGAAAAGCGCGGAGCGCCCGCCTCCATGTTCCGCGAACGCAACCAGCAAATCAAGCAGCACCACCGCAAACGAACCTCCGACTCGACGGCCGAGGAGGAGCGCAAGTACCGCCACCTGCTCGCCGCCCTCTGGGACAAGTACCAGGCCGAGGAGCAACAG GAAGCAAAACGGCAGGGTGGAGACTACGGCTATGAAGGCTACGACTTTTACAACTCGCCCATGGCCTGGGGCTCAAGCCACTTTGACGGAGTGAAGCGCAACTACGGCTATAACGAAGGCTACGACATGTACAACTCGCCGATGGCATGGGGCGACGGCCACTTTGAGGGCTACAAGAAGCGCAGCGCCGAGGACGACCCCTGGTACCCTGCCTATAACCGGCTGCCCAACAAGCGGATCACCCTGAGGAAGCGTAGCTCAAGCCCACCATTGCACCAGGAAACCGACGAGAAGACCAAGGCCGAGTTGGCGGAGATTTTCGACAAGAAGCAGCCGTCCAACAGCGTCAACCACAAGCAGACGCCGGTGACCACTGTCAAGCCTGTGGCCAGCATCAGCACAGAAAAGCCGCAACag AAGGTGATCAAGAAGAAGTCTGTGGACTGGAGCCAGTACTTTGGCATGGACAAGCGAAGGAGTCTGGACGAGATGGACGACGACGAGAGGAAAATGATGGAGCGCTACTACCGCACCTTCGCCCTGGCCACCACCCTGAAGCGGAAGCGCAGCACCCCGATTACCGTGCAGAGCGGCGATCCCAAGCTGGACGACATGGAGCACAAACTGAGGGTCATGGAGGACCTCATCGTGGACGAGGCGGTCAAGTACACCGGCGCCCACCAGGGCACTGACGACCCCGTAGATGTGAAGAAAGTCAAG GACCAAGTTTTAAAGCAATTAGCCGCAGCATAcagtttggaaaaaatgaggCAGGGCCTTGCTGAGTTCCGCTCAAGTTTGAATGAGAATTCTGAGGAGAAAAG GTCCATTCGgaagtaa
- the LOC135942939 gene encoding probable serine/threonine-protein kinase kinX isoform X2, which translates to MQRVLLLLLAVATWDAWAASIPFDEGSDSLRGALEALDRRQRALQQRPQYVQRQHANRLPRDKKDNDGEDDSVELINDDGQPEDIGYGYQRERQPGKLSPEQLKQAMLAVLGDQDDEPDNEGEDYSDDEEKRGAPASMFRERNQQIKQHHRKRTSDSTAEEERKYRHLLAALWDKYQAEEQQEAKRQGGDYGYEGYDFYNSPMAWGSSHFDGVKRNYGYNEGYDMYNSPMAWGDGHFEGYKKRSAEDDPWYPAYNRLPNKRITLRKRSSSPPLHQETDEKTKAELAEIFDKKQPSNSVNHKQTPVTTVKPVASISTEKPQQKVIKKKSVDWSQYFGMDKRRSLDEMDDDERKMMERYYRTFALATTLKRKRSTPITVQSGDPKLDDMEHKLRVMEDLIVDEAVKYTGAHQGTDDPVDVKKVKDQVLKQLAAAYSLEKMRQGLAEFRSSLNENSEEKR; encoded by the exons ATGCAGCGAGttttactgctgctgctggccgtcGCGACATGGGACGCCTGGGCCGCGTCCATCCCTTTCGACGAGGGATCTGACAGCCTGAGAGGAGCCCTCGAGGCTTTGGACCGCAGACAACGAGCCCTCCAGCAGAGGCCGCAATACGTGCAAAGACAGCATGCCAACAG GCTCCCGCGGGATAAGAAGGACAACGACGGAGAAGACGACTCGGTGGAGCTCATCAACGACGACGGTCAGCCGGAGGACATCGG CTATGGTTACCAGCGCGAACGTCAACCGGGAAAGTTGTCGCCGGAGCAGCTGAAGCAGGCCATGTTGGCCGTGCTTGGAGATCAAG ACGACGAGCCGGACAACGAGGGCGAGGACTACAGTGACGATGAGGAAAAGCGCGGAGCGCCCGCCTCCATGTTCCGCGAACGCAACCAGCAAATCAAGCAGCACCACCGCAAACGAACCTCCGACTCGACGGCCGAGGAGGAGCGCAAGTACCGCCACCTGCTCGCCGCCCTCTGGGACAAGTACCAGGCCGAGGAGCAACAG GAAGCAAAACGGCAGGGTGGAGACTACGGCTATGAAGGCTACGACTTTTACAACTCGCCCATGGCCTGGGGCTCAAGCCACTTTGACGGAGTGAAGCGCAACTACGGCTATAACGAAGGCTACGACATGTACAACTCGCCGATGGCATGGGGCGACGGCCACTTTGAGGGCTACAAGAAGCGCAGCGCCGAGGACGACCCCTGGTACCCTGCCTATAACCGGCTGCCCAACAAGCGGATCACCCTGAGGAAGCGTAGCTCAAGCCCACCATTGCACCAGGAAACCGACGAGAAGACCAAGGCCGAGTTGGCGGAGATTTTCGACAAGAAGCAGCCGTCCAACAGCGTCAACCACAAGCAGACGCCGGTGACCACTGTCAAGCCTGTGGCCAGCATCAGCACAGAAAAGCCGCAACag AAGGTGATCAAGAAGAAGTCTGTGGACTGGAGCCAGTACTTTGGCATGGACAAGCGAAGGAGTCTGGACGAGATGGACGACGACGAGAGGAAAATGATGGAGCGCTACTACCGCACCTTCGCCCTGGCCACCACCCTGAAGCGGAAGCGCAGCACCCCGATTACCGTGCAGAGCGGCGATCCCAAGCTGGACGACATGGAGCACAAACTGAGGGTCATGGAGGACCTCATCGTGGACGAGGCGGTCAAGTACACCGGCGCCCACCAGGGCACTGACGACCCCGTAGATGTGAAGAAAGTCAAG GACCAAGTTTTAAAGCAATTAGCCGCAGCATAcagtttggaaaaaatgaggCAGGGCCTTGCTGAGTTCCGCTCAAGTTTGAATGAGAATTCTGAGGAGAAAAGGTAA
- the LOC135942616 gene encoding phospholipid scramblase 1-like has protein sequence MPLPEFSGNISDLGYEDRAFSVNDLTPPPSEADLVRERNAEMSGPPITLQPRRNSSVSGDDTSEGHSRSTGVATIEGNAWSMSNISRYVPLQGLDFLLPVDYVFIQQTIELLDLLSSVETENRYLVKTRSGETIFVAAEQSSQSQRQCCGASRAFNMRLFDLNRREALSFQRFLGTSLCCFPCCLQRLDIFVPGGRIVGRVQQEWTMMIPEFFIQDLNGQVVYRLQGPNVCGCFMFRDSDFKIMTKDGYTQIGTISHGWDDFLHAYTLSITFPPNATVELKAVLIGAAFLLQYLYFLRSKTKSWMRFCRVRC, from the exons ATGCCCCTTCCGGAGTTCAGCGGTAACATCAGTGACTTGGGGTATGAAGATCGCGCATTTTCCGTCAACGATTTGACGCCTCCGCCATCAGAAGCAG ATTTAGTACGCGAGAGAAATGCTGAAATGAGTGGCCCCCCGATAACATTGCAGCCAAGGAGGAATTCGAGCGTCTCTGGCGACGACACAAGCGAGGGACACTCGAGATCGACTGGAGTAGCGACCA TTGAGGGCAATGCCTGGTCCATGTCCAACATTAGCAGATACGTCCCATTGCAGGGTTTGGACTTTCTGCTGCCTGTTGACTACGTCTTCATCCAGCAAACTATCGAATTACTCGACC tgcTATCATCAGTAGAGACTGAAAACAGATATTTAGTGAAAACTCGATCCGGCGAGACGATTTTCGTGGCGGCCGAGCAGTCGTCGCAGTCGCAGCGCCAATGTTGCGGCGCCTCCAGAGCGTTCAACATGCGCCTCTTCGACCTGAACAGACGGGAGGCTCTGTCCTTCCAAAGGTTCCTTGGCACTTCCTTGTGCTGCTTTCCCTGTTGCCTTcag CGTCTAGATATTTTCGTGCCAGGCGGCAGGATTGTCGGCCGCGTCCAGCAGGAGTGGACAATGATGATTCCCGAGTTCTTCATCCAGGATTTGAACGGACAGGTCGTGTACAGGCTTCAGGGTCCGAACGTCTGCGGCTGCTTTATGTTCAGAGACAGCGATTTCAAG ATAATGACTAAAGACGGTTACACGCAAATTGGCACCATCTCGCACGGTTGGGATGACTTCTTGCACGCGTATACCCTGAGCATCACCTTTCCGCCAAACGCCACTGTCGAGCTGAAGGCGGTTTTAATCggagctgcttttttgctt CAATATCTCTACTTTTTGAGATCGAAAACGAAGAGCTGGATGAGATTCTGCCGTGTGAGATGCTGA